The proteins below are encoded in one region of Ignavibacteriota bacterium:
- a CDS encoding CHAD domain-containing protein, translating to MASRKKWEIAHLAPVRRFRSAACIITSHRLRAVIDLAHTFKASRDVEDLHQLRIALRRLRYPLETLLSQFRRKSVLRFIDELNMLQDAAGAARDLDVLMERLTRSNNEQHWQLRRIVFLDLEAERRAAYAAALDAIDMFLVSPMLYDFKTGIEFERHDPAVATSDPYDDAGESDNTPDDAPEGAASEPDSTIPDQSPVHSAAASPRNDGKHDGGRHVTEHLPHTHSDRLF from the coding sequence ATGGCCTCCCGCAAAAAATGGGAAATAGCGCATCTCGCGCCAGTGCGGCGTTTTCGCAGCGCCGCATGTATCATCACATCGCACCGACTGCGCGCGGTGATCGATCTGGCGCATACGTTCAAGGCCTCACGGGATGTGGAGGATCTGCATCAACTGCGCATCGCCCTTCGCCGGCTCCGTTATCCGCTCGAGACCCTGCTCTCGCAGTTCCGGCGCAAAAGCGTGCTGCGTTTCATCGACGAACTGAACATGCTGCAGGACGCCGCTGGCGCGGCGCGCGATCTCGACGTCCTGATGGAGCGGCTGACACGTTCGAACAACGAGCAGCACTGGCAATTACGGCGCATCGTGTTTCTCGATCTCGAGGCGGAGCGGCGCGCGGCATACGCAGCAGCGCTGGACGCCATCGACATGTTTCTCGTGAGTCCCATGTTGTACGATTTCAAAACCGGGATCGAATTCGAGCGGCACGATCCCGCTGTCGCAACGTCCGATCCTTACGACGACGCCGGGGAGTCCGACAACACTCCCGACGACGCGCCCGAGGGTGCCGCGTCGGAACCCGACTCAACCATTCCCGATCAATCGCCCGTACACAGCGCGGCCGCATCGCCGCGCAACGACGGGAAGCACGACGGAGGTCGCCATGTTACAGAACATCTCCCGCATACTCATTCCGATCGACTTTTCTGA